A genomic window from Streptomyces sp. MST-110588 includes:
- a CDS encoding LLM class F420-dependent oxidoreductase, which yields MDLRIFTEPQQGASYDTLLTVAKATEDLGFDAFFRSDHYLAMGNADGLPGPTDAWITLAGLARETERIRLGTLMTAGTFRLPGVLAIQVAQVDQMSGGRVELGLGAGWFEEEHRAYGIPFPKEKFARLEEQLAIITGLWSTGTGEEFSYDGRYYQLEKSPALPKPAQDKVPVLIGGHGATRTPRLAAQYADEFNIPFASLEDSERQFGRVRAAAEAVGRKGDDLVYSNALVACVGRNDAEVARRAAAIGREVDELKANGLAGSPAEVVDKIGRYAAIGASRVYLQMLDLDDLDHLELISAQVQTQLT from the coding sequence ATGGACCTACGCATTTTCACGGAGCCCCAGCAGGGGGCCTCCTACGACACCCTGCTCACGGTGGCCAAGGCCACCGAGGACCTCGGCTTCGACGCCTTCTTCCGTTCCGACCACTACCTGGCCATGGGCAACGCGGACGGGTTGCCGGGCCCGACCGACGCCTGGATCACTCTCGCGGGCCTGGCCCGGGAGACCGAGCGCATCCGCCTCGGGACGCTGATGACGGCGGGCACCTTCCGTCTCCCGGGTGTGCTGGCCATCCAGGTGGCACAGGTGGACCAGATGTCGGGCGGACGGGTGGAGCTGGGCCTCGGAGCCGGCTGGTTCGAGGAGGAGCACCGGGCGTACGGCATCCCGTTCCCCAAGGAGAAGTTCGCGCGACTGGAAGAGCAACTGGCGATCATCACCGGTCTGTGGTCGACCGGGACCGGAGAGGAGTTCAGCTACGACGGCAGGTACTACCAACTGGAGAAGTCACCCGCACTGCCCAAGCCCGCTCAAGACAAGGTGCCGGTTCTGATCGGCGGGCACGGCGCGACCCGGACTCCGCGGCTCGCGGCGCAGTACGCGGACGAGTTCAACATCCCCTTCGCCTCGCTCGAAGACAGCGAGCGCCAGTTCGGACGGGTGCGGGCGGCAGCCGAAGCCGTCGGGCGCAAGGGCGATGACCTGGTGTACTCGAACGCACTCGTGGCCTGCGTGGGCAGGAACGACGCTGAGGTGGCGCGGCGTGCCGCGGCCATCGGACGGGAGGTGGATGAACTGAAGGCCAACGGTCTGGCGGGTTCGCCCGCCGAGGTCGTCGACAAGATCGGACGGTACGCCGCCATCGGAGCGTCCCGGGTGTACCTGCAGATGCTGGACCTCGACGACCTGGACCACCTCGAACTCATCTCCGCACAGGTGCAGACCCAACTCACCTGA
- a CDS encoding DUF6099 family protein, with amino-acid sequence MDAVRIIAASRCGLAKARTVHEVVVEAWQAQALAEAVGSHLATAGPHEVRSRAEGLGDAGGRSGGTPVFPVSRAGGLRAAQLSEVRDTKATLTSLSGLLGEVCEALVGVVCAADEEGMYWTCVEAMDAADESRDRVSAILKQLAVRDRDPA; translated from the coding sequence ATGGACGCGGTGCGCATCATCGCGGCCAGTCGGTGCGGTCTGGCGAAGGCACGGACGGTTCACGAGGTCGTCGTCGAGGCATGGCAGGCGCAGGCTTTGGCGGAGGCGGTCGGCAGCCATCTCGCGACAGCCGGGCCGCATGAAGTCCGGTCCCGTGCGGAGGGATTGGGTGACGCGGGAGGGAGATCGGGTGGGACGCCGGTGTTTCCGGTGTCAAGGGCGGGAGGGCTGCGGGCGGCCCAGCTCTCCGAAGTACGGGATACCAAAGCCACCCTGACGAGTCTGTCCGGACTGCTCGGGGAGGTGTGCGAGGCGCTGGTCGGCGTGGTCTGCGCGGCGGACGAGGAAGGGATGTACTGGACCTGCGTCGAGGCGATGGATGCGGCCGACGAGTCGCGGGACCGGGTGTCCGCGATATTGAAACAGCTCGCGGTGCGGGACCGGGACCCGGCGTGA
- a CDS encoding nucleotide pyrophosphohydrolase, translated as MNEDLHALQRRLAEFAAARDWQQYHTPKNLAAALSVEASELVEIFQWLTPEESAKVMSDPGTAGRVEDEVADVLAYLLQFCEVLGIDVLAALAAKIERNETRFPAGPGRTGQGG; from the coding sequence ATGAACGAGGATCTTCACGCATTGCAGCGGCGGCTGGCGGAGTTCGCCGCCGCCCGGGACTGGCAGCAGTACCACACCCCCAAGAACCTGGCCGCGGCGCTTAGCGTCGAGGCGTCCGAACTGGTCGAGATCTTTCAATGGCTGACCCCGGAGGAATCGGCGAAGGTCATGTCCGACCCGGGCACGGCCGGCCGGGTCGAGGACGAGGTCGCCGATGTCCTGGCGTACCTGTTGCAGTTCTGCGAGGTGCTCGGCATCGATGTGCTGGCGGCGCTCGCGGCGAAGATCGAGCGGAACGAGACGCGCTTCCCCGCCGGGCCGGGCAGGACGGGACAGGGCGGATGA